A window of the Xiashengella succiniciproducens genome harbors these coding sequences:
- a CDS encoding DUF4870 domain-containing protein, producing the protein MTEKNWMTLCHLSALAMFIIPGIGNIIGPLVVWLLKKDEFPAVDTEGKEALNFQITVTIALSVSWILSLVLIGFVLIAIVGLANIVFIVLAAIETSNGRPYRYPFKLDLIK; encoded by the coding sequence ATGACTGAGAAAAACTGGATGACCCTTTGTCATCTTTCTGCATTAGCAATGTTTATCATACCCGGGATTGGAAATATCATTGGTCCCCTGGTAGTTTGGTTACTAAAAAAGGATGAGTTTCCGGCAGTAGACACTGAAGGTAAGGAAGCTCTGAATTTCCAGATTACTGTTACAATTGCCTTATCGGTGAGTTGGATACTATCCTTGGTTTTGATAGGATTTGTGTTGATAGCAATTGTCGGACTTGCTAATATTGTATTTATCGTTCTTGCTGCAATCGAGACCAGCAATGGAAGGCCATACCGTTATCCTTTCAAATTGGACCTTATTAAGTAA
- a CDS encoding Rrf2 family transcriptional regulator, giving the protein MSKEAVLQAMKKAGKALKAGEIAELSGLDKKVVEKAMDELKKEGLIVSPKRCFWEPK; this is encoded by the coding sequence ATGAGTAAAGAAGCTGTACTTCAGGCAATGAAAAAGGCCGGCAAAGCTCTAAAGGCCGGTGAGATCGCCGAACTAAGCGGTCTGGACAAGAAAGTGGTCGAAAAGGCCATGGATGAGCTCAAGAAAGAAGGGCTTATCGTTTCTCCAAAGCGTTGTTTCTGGGAACCTAAGTAG
- a CDS encoding adenylate/guanylate cyclase domain-containing protein, protein MLSPINYAEPTTEGVKILIADDFEYLIDFIEAHLSRMLPEASFIRARNGYEVCTMAIRHAPDLILLDWEMPDFSGIGALQTLQGNPSTKEIPVIMVSGFSTPSHVNEALSAGAVDYLKKPIEPTELIARVRTALKLCEKIKQLQKQKEQIELVKLKRENLLKGLLPPEVLLSYEETGEIMPRRFRNVSVVMADLVDFTVKSQKMSPRRLLDELQTIFTAFDEITEKYKCTRIKTIGDAYMAVSGMWNQTENHALNAAKLADRMRQYIIEHNHKNKIDWKIRIGINSGDIIAGIPSRANLTYDIFGDTVNTAARMQTYSDPMQINISESTYQLLKDYYIIIKRISRKVKGKGALNMYYLHRPHLSRIPRSNEIPV, encoded by the coding sequence ATGCTGTCACCTATTAATTACGCTGAACCGACGACGGAAGGTGTTAAAATACTTATTGCTGATGATTTTGAGTACCTTATCGATTTCATAGAAGCACATCTCAGCCGGATGCTTCCTGAGGCCTCATTTATCAGGGCACGTAACGGATATGAGGTATGCACAATGGCAATACGACATGCTCCCGATCTGATCCTACTGGACTGGGAGATGCCTGATTTTTCGGGAATAGGCGCATTACAGACGCTTCAGGGTAATCCATCCACAAAGGAGATCCCTGTTATTATGGTATCAGGCTTCTCAACTCCATCACACGTCAATGAAGCTCTGTCTGCCGGTGCTGTAGATTATCTTAAGAAGCCTATTGAACCTACCGAACTGATTGCAAGGGTCAGGACTGCCCTGAAACTTTGCGAGAAGATCAAGCAGCTGCAAAAGCAAAAGGAACAGATTGAGCTGGTAAAATTAAAACGCGAAAATCTGCTTAAGGGATTGCTCCCACCCGAAGTCCTGCTAAGCTATGAGGAGACAGGTGAAATCATGCCCAGGCGCTTTCGTAATGTGTCTGTTGTAATGGCCGACCTTGTCGATTTTACAGTAAAATCACAAAAAATGTCACCCCGAAGGCTGCTTGATGAACTTCAGACAATCTTTACGGCCTTTGACGAGATTACTGAAAAATACAAGTGCACACGAATCAAAACTATCGGTGATGCCTATATGGCGGTGAGCGGTATGTGGAACCAAACAGAAAACCATGCACTCAATGCTGCTAAGTTGGCTGATCGCATGCGACAATATATCATCGAACACAATCACAAGAACAAGATCGACTGGAAAATAAGGATAGGTATCAATTCGGGAGATATCATAGCAGGTATCCCAAGCCGGGCAAATCTGACTTATGATATTTTTGGAGACACTGTTAACACTGCAGCTCGAATGCAGACCTATTCGGATCCTATGCAGATAAATATCTCAGAGTCAACCTACCAGCTGCTCAAAGATTACTATATCATAATCAAGCGTATCTCTCGCAAGGTTAAAGGGAAGGGTGCACTTAATATGTACTACCTACACCGCCCCCATCTATCCCGTATTCCACGTAGCAACGAAATTCCGGTTTAA
- a CDS encoding SagB/ThcOx family dehydrogenase: MKKLLLSCICACFVSSMYGQGTVTLEAPSKERGLSVTEALWERHSPREFDTTPLSFRDLSDLLWAANGINRPESGKRTAPSAMNAQDIDIYVFIETGVYLYDAAKHALIEVVTEDKRSVFSANEAEILPAVICLLVSDVSRFRINNELKPEWAAFDAGIVSQNILLFASANNMVGRPRAFMNKDALKTLLNLPEHKLIMLNVPVSYKK, encoded by the coding sequence ATGAAGAAGTTATTATTATCATGCATATGTGCCTGCTTTGTTAGTAGCATGTATGGACAAGGCACTGTCACCCTTGAAGCTCCAAGCAAGGAAAGAGGACTCTCTGTAACTGAAGCCCTTTGGGAAAGACACTCACCTAGGGAGTTTGATACAACCCCACTTTCATTTCGTGACCTTTCAGACTTACTATGGGCAGCCAACGGCATCAACAGACCTGAATCAGGCAAGCGTACTGCCCCTTCGGCTATGAACGCACAGGATATTGATATTTATGTGTTTATTGAAACGGGAGTATATCTTTACGATGCTGCCAAGCATGCTCTTATCGAGGTAGTCACCGAAGACAAACGCTCAGTCTTCTCGGCTAATGAGGCTGAAATATTGCCTGCTGTGATCTGTCTTCTTGTTTCAGATGTTTCCCGCTTCAGGATTAACAACGAGTTGAAGCCTGAATGGGCTGCCTTTGATGCAGGAATTGTTTCGCAAAACATCCTGCTCTTTGCTAGTGCAAATAACATGGTTGGAAGGCCCCGGGCCTTTATGAATAAGGATGCATTAAAAACACTGTTGAATCTGCCTGAACATAAGCTTATAATGCTTAATGTACCGGTATCTTACAAAAAGTAG
- the hisS gene encoding histidine--tRNA ligase: protein MAQKPSIPKGTRDFSPDEMLRRNYIFDTIRSVFQHYGYMPIETPSMENLDTLLGKYGEEGDKLLFRVLNSGDFLSGLDKGLLEKADSQVLSSKICEKGLRYDLTVPFARFVVQHQSEIAFPFKRYQIQPVWRADRPQKGRYREFYQCDVDVVGSDSLLNEVELIQIVDEVYRRLNIRVLVKINNRKILAGIAETIGEADRMVDITVAIDKLDKIGLENVNKELEERGLSVKAIENLQPILALKGDNSQKLADLKQILKDSPTGLKGIEEITAVMDMVAGLELKTPVELDLTLARGLNYYTGAIFEVKALDVVIGSITGGGRYDDLTGIFGLKGVSGVGISFGADRIFDVMNQLNLYPETATVSTQLMFVNFGEMEALYCLKLASTLRSNGILCELYPDNAKLKKQMAYADRKGIPFVAVVGEEEMQKGLISLKNMQSGEQTTVTVEQVVAKLKV from the coding sequence ATGGCTCAGAAACCTTCTATTCCGAAAGGAACCAGAGACTTTTCGCCCGACGAGATGTTGAGGCGCAACTATATATTTGATACCATAAGGTCTGTATTTCAGCACTATGGTTATATGCCCATTGAGACTCCCTCTATGGAGAATCTCGACACCCTGTTGGGCAAGTATGGTGAAGAGGGTGACAAGCTACTGTTCAGGGTGCTCAATTCAGGTGACTTTCTCTCAGGGCTTGACAAGGGACTGCTTGAAAAAGCTGATTCCCAGGTACTGTCATCCAAAATCTGTGAGAAGGGTCTGCGCTATGACCTGACAGTTCCCTTTGCCCGTTTTGTGGTACAACACCAAAGCGAGATCGCCTTCCCGTTCAAGCGTTATCAGATACAGCCTGTATGGCGTGCTGACAGGCCTCAGAAGGGACGTTACCGCGAGTTTTACCAGTGCGACGTTGATGTTGTTGGTAGTGACAGTCTGCTCAATGAAGTGGAGCTGATTCAGATTGTTGATGAGGTGTATCGTAGGCTTAATATCCGTGTGCTGGTCAAGATTAACAACCGCAAGATACTAGCAGGTATTGCCGAGACAATTGGTGAGGCCGACAGGATGGTAGATATCACAGTGGCTATCGACAAACTTGATAAGATAGGACTTGAGAATGTAAATAAGGAGCTTGAGGAAAGGGGACTGAGTGTAAAGGCAATTGAGAATCTTCAGCCAATCCTTGCATTGAAGGGTGATAATTCCCAGAAGTTGGCTGATCTCAAGCAGATATTGAAGGACTCTCCGACAGGTCTCAAAGGTATCGAGGAAATAACTGCGGTAATGGATATGGTTGCAGGACTGGAGCTGAAGACTCCTGTCGAACTGGATCTTACACTAGCCAGGGGATTGAATTATTACACAGGAGCGATCTTTGAAGTCAAGGCCTTGGATGTTGTTATAGGCAGTATCACAGGTGGAGGAAGGTATGACGACCTGACAGGTATCTTCGGACTCAAGGGAGTTTCAGGAGTAGGAATCTCATTTGGAGCTGACCGCATTTTCGATGTAATGAACCAGCTCAATCTATATCCTGAGACAGCAACTGTGTCAACACAATTGATGTTTGTCAACTTTGGCGAAATGGAAGCACTGTATTGTCTGAAGCTGGCTTCAACCCTTCGTTCCAACGGCATACTTTGCGAACTCTATCCTGACAATGCCAAGCTAAAAAAGCAGATGGCCTATGCTGACCGTAAGGGAATTCCCTTTGTGGCAGTAGTGGGAGAGGAAGAGATGCAAAAGGGGCTGATTAGTCTAAAGAATATGCAAAGTGGGGAACAGACTACAGTGACTGTTGAGCAAGTTGTAGCCAAACTGAAGGTATGA